One genomic segment of Terriglobia bacterium includes these proteins:
- a CDS encoding ABC transporter ATP-binding protein encodes MLKVEGVDVYYGDLQVLWEVSFEVREKEIVVLVGANGAGKSTTLKTISGLLRPRKGTIEFDGLRLDQTPADRIIGSGVVHVPEARRLFVEMSVEENLIMGSLSPAAKVQRKERLNWVYSLFPRLLERRKQPAGTLSGGEQQMCAIGRGLMGLPKVLMFDEPSLGLAPILVQNVFEIIQRINKEGVTILLVEQNVRQTLTFCDRAYVLENGRVVLQGAGGELMTNRYVKEAYLGL; translated from the coding sequence ATGCTTAAGGTGGAGGGCGTTGACGTCTACTATGGCGACCTCCAGGTTCTCTGGGAGGTGTCCTTCGAGGTCCGCGAGAAAGAGATCGTGGTCCTGGTGGGGGCCAACGGCGCCGGCAAATCCACTACCCTGAAGACGATCTCGGGCCTGTTAAGACCCAGGAAGGGCACCATCGAATTTGACGGGCTACGATTGGACCAAACACCCGCCGACCGCATCATCGGAAGCGGGGTGGTGCACGTGCCCGAAGCGAGGCGCTTATTCGTGGAAATGTCGGTTGAAGAGAACCTGATCATGGGTTCGTTGTCTCCCGCCGCCAAGGTCCAGCGCAAGGAAAGGCTCAATTGGGTGTACAGTTTATTCCCGCGGCTCCTGGAACGGCGCAAACAGCCTGCGGGGACTCTCTCCGGCGGGGAGCAGCAGATGTGTGCCATCGGCAGGGGGCTGATGGGACTGCCCAAGGTCCTGATGTTCGACGAACCATCGTTGGGACTTGCGCCTATCCTGGTTCAAAACGTTTTTGAGATCATCCAGCGCATCAACAAAGAGGGGGTCACAATCCTTCTCGTGGAGCAGAACGTGCGGCAAACGCTTACTTTTTGCGACCGGGCCTATGTCCTGGAGAACGGCCGTGTCGTTCTTCAAGGGGCAGGGGGGGAACTCATGACCAACCGTTATGTCAAGGAGGCATACCTCGGGCTTTAG
- a CDS encoding ABC transporter ATP-binding protein has product MSFFRAEKLVKYFGGLAAVNNVSFEVRQGEIFGLIGPNGSGKTTTFNLITRFHRLNSGRVIFKGQEIHHLPTYQICRLGIGRTFQVVKPLGRMTVLDNVIAAAFARVNTVGEARQLALETIDFCGLVPVQNLLAKSLPIAWRKRLEITRAMATRPSLLLLDETSAGLNPTELLQAIDLIKKIRDHGTTIIIIEHIMHVIMSISDRIHAINFGQTIAEGTPQEVAQNKAVIEAYLGTDYA; this is encoded by the coding sequence GTGTCTTTTTTCAGGGCTGAAAAACTCGTCAAATACTTCGGCGGTCTGGCTGCGGTAAATAATGTCAGTTTCGAAGTCCGCCAGGGTGAAATCTTCGGGCTGATCGGGCCGAATGGTTCCGGGAAGACGACAACGTTCAACCTGATTACCCGCTTCCACCGCCTCAACTCCGGCCGAGTGATCTTCAAGGGCCAGGAAATTCACCATTTGCCGACTTATCAAATCTGCAGGTTGGGGATTGGGAGAACGTTCCAGGTGGTGAAGCCGCTCGGCCGCATGACCGTCCTCGACAACGTCATTGCGGCTGCGTTCGCCCGGGTCAACACGGTGGGCGAGGCCCGGCAACTGGCGCTCGAAACCATCGACTTTTGCGGCCTTGTACCCGTGCAAAACCTGTTGGCCAAATCGCTCCCGATTGCCTGGCGCAAACGACTGGAGATCACGCGGGCCATGGCTACCCGCCCGTCGCTTCTTCTCTTGGACGAAACCTCAGCCGGCTTGAACCCTACCGAATTGCTCCAGGCCATCGACCTCATCAAGAAGATCCGCGACCATGGCACGACCATCATCATTATTGAGCACATCATGCATGTCATCATGTCCATCTCTGACCGCATTCATGCCATTAATTTCGGCCAGACGATCGCTGAAGGAACCCCGCAAGAGGTCGCCCAAAACAAGGCCGTGATCGAGGCCTACCTGGGAACTGACTATGCTTAA
- a CDS encoding branched-chain amino acid ABC transporter permease translates to MKRNLYPLIFLLALIVLPLLLRQEYYQHLIILFMMWVIIGSAWNLLAGYTGRVSFGHAAFFGSGAYAAGLLTYHYAISPWWGMVTGGLLATAVAFPFGWITFRLRGAYFALATLALNEVLKDAAKIAEPVTNGMVGILIMPTFSSKLPYYYIILFMMVLTVLCMRFTVHSKLGYCFVSIREDQDAAESMGINTTRYKMISLCIGTFWTGLAGAFYMNYMGFIDPSVVFSLQDLSIAAVLVGIVGGVGTIYGPAVGAFVMIAVQEFFRSGFFGLFKYFADRTGSSAFTTLSEFVKSAHTLGFGLLVILVILLLPNGIVGDWAKIKRSVLRIKPEN, encoded by the coding sequence ATGAAAAGAAACCTTTACCCGCTGATTTTCCTGCTGGCCCTGATCGTACTCCCGCTCCTGTTGCGGCAGGAATACTACCAACATCTGATCATCCTCTTCATGATGTGGGTCATCATTGGTTCCGCCTGGAACCTCCTCGCCGGCTACACCGGACGGGTTTCATTTGGTCACGCCGCCTTCTTTGGGAGCGGGGCGTATGCCGCGGGACTGCTCACATACCATTACGCCATCTCTCCCTGGTGGGGGATGGTCACCGGCGGCCTGCTGGCGACAGCGGTGGCCTTCCCGTTCGGATGGATCACCTTTCGACTCCGTGGGGCCTATTTCGCCCTGGCCACCCTGGCCCTGAATGAGGTTTTGAAAGATGCTGCCAAGATCGCCGAGCCCGTGACCAATGGAATGGTCGGGATCCTGATTATGCCGACCTTTTCCTCGAAGTTGCCCTACTACTACATCATCCTGTTCATGATGGTCCTGACGGTTCTCTGCATGCGTTTCACCGTCCATTCAAAACTGGGGTATTGCTTTGTCTCGATTCGAGAAGACCAGGATGCGGCAGAGAGCATGGGAATCAACACCACCCGTTACAAGATGATCTCGCTTTGCATCGGGACGTTTTGGACCGGATTGGCGGGGGCCTTCTATATGAACTACATGGGGTTCATCGACCCCTCGGTCGTATTCTCTCTTCAAGACCTCTCCATCGCCGCCGTGCTCGTGGGGATTGTCGGCGGGGTGGGGACCATTTATGGCCCGGCCGTGGGGGCCTTCGTTATGATCGCGGTACAGGAGTTCTTCAGGTCCGGCTTCTTCGGCCTGTTCAAGTACTTCGCCGACAGGACGGGGTCGAGCGCATTTACCACCCTTTCTGAGTTTGTGAAGTCTGCTCACACCCTCGGATTTGGATTGCTGGTCATTCTTGTAATTCTACTTCTCCCGAACGGGATCGTCGGGGACTGGGCGAAGATCAAGAGAAGCGTTCTTCGGATCAAACCCGAAAACTGA
- a CDS encoding branched-chain amino acid ABC transporter permease: MDVFWQTLVAGVLKGGLYALIGIGMTLIMGVMGIINLAQGQLMMVSMYITYVLFSVLRIDPYLSLAIAMPALFLLGVLIQKYFLNPLLKVDTILPHNQVLMTVGIGMVLTEVIRFIFKSDYRSVSTTYSNKTFFLGHISFSVALTIAFGIAVIFTLGMFLFLMKTDLGRSIRATAQDKEAATLMGVNTGRITVITFGLGSALAACAGTLLAPVFYVFPDIGGPFTSKAFVITILGGLGSTVGAILGGLTLGIAESLGSTYLGMDYENIIGMVIFVGVLVFLPSGFKRLTKI; encoded by the coding sequence ATGGATGTTTTCTGGCAAACGCTGGTTGCCGGTGTACTCAAAGGAGGATTGTATGCCCTGATCGGGATTGGAATGACCCTCATCATGGGGGTCATGGGGATCATCAATCTGGCCCAGGGGCAGTTGATGATGGTGTCCATGTACATTACCTATGTGCTTTTCTCAGTCCTCCGGATCGACCCTTACCTCTCGCTCGCGATCGCCATGCCCGCGCTTTTTTTGCTGGGAGTCCTGATTCAGAAGTATTTCTTGAACCCCCTCCTGAAGGTCGACACGATCCTGCCGCACAATCAGGTATTAATGACCGTAGGGATCGGTATGGTCCTGACCGAAGTCATTCGCTTCATTTTCAAGTCCGATTACCGGTCGGTGAGCACCACCTACTCCAACAAGACTTTTTTCCTGGGACACATCTCCTTTAGCGTGGCGCTCACGATCGCCTTTGGGATCGCAGTGATTTTTACCCTCGGGATGTTCCTTTTTCTAATGAAAACGGATCTCGGCCGGTCGATCCGGGCGACGGCGCAGGACAAGGAGGCGGCCACCCTGATGGGGGTCAACACCGGACGAATCACAGTCATCACGTTCGGCTTGGGCTCGGCACTCGCTGCTTGCGCCGGCACCCTGCTGGCGCCGGTCTTTTATGTTTTTCCGGACATCGGCGGGCCCTTTACATCGAAGGCCTTCGTGATCACCATTCTCGGGGGTTTGGGTTCGACAGTGGGCGCGATCTTGGGGGGGCTCACGCTGGGGATCGCAGAGAGCCTGGGCTCCACGTATCTCGGAATGGATTATGAAAACATTATCGGCATGGTCATTTTTGTGGGTGTTTTGGTCTTTCTCCCGAGTGGCTTCAAGCGATTGACGAAGATTTAA